AAATGATAAAGGGAAGCAGAAAATTTAGTTTCAAAAATTTGGACCTTTAAGCTGGTGTTTGGTGATGTGTGCGGTTAGATATTTATATGCTTGATCAACTGTATCACATGTTTTAAACAAGGATAAATCAGATTTAGAAATTGTCCCGGATTTAACAAGATAGTCCCAGTTTATAACATTATTCCAAAAAGTTGAATCATAGAGTACAATCGGAATCTTTTTTATAATTTTTTTGGTCTGAATGAGCGTAAGTAATTCCATGAGTTCATCCAATGTTCCAAAACCTCCAGGGAAAACGACCAATGCTTTTGCAAGATACAGGAACCAAAACTTTCTCATGAAAAAATAGTGAAACTTGATATTTAAATCGTCTGAAATCCATTTATTTCCCGAATCTTCCATTGGAAGTGAAATGGTAAGTCCAACTGAAACTCCCTTGGCTTCGCTCGCTCCACGATTTGCGGCTTCCATGATTCCGGGGCCTCCACCCGAAGCGATAATAAAACGTTTATTTTTTAATTTTAATCCTTTACTCCATATGGTCATTTTTTTAGCAAGTTCACGAGCATCTTCATAATATTTGCTCATTTCGAGATTATGGTTTATTGCGTCTAATTTCTTTTGTGAAATATTTTTTGGTGCTTTATCCAATGCTGCTTGAGCTTTTTCTCGTGATTGAAGTCGGGCGGATCCAAAGAATACGATTGTATCTGCAATGTGATTTCGGCGAAACCGATGAAACGGACCGTAGAACTCCGTCATAATCCGAATAGATCTAGCATCGGGGCTACTTAAAAAATCTAGATTATAATAAAAGCGATCTTTAGGGGTATTGTCTGGCATATTATTAATTTAAAA
This region of Candidatus Neomarinimicrobiota bacterium genomic DNA includes:
- a CDS encoding TIGR00730 family Rossman fold protein; translation: MPDNTPKDRFYYNLDFLSSPDARSIRIMTEFYGPFHRFRRNHIADTIVFFGSARLQSREKAQAALDKAPKNISQKKLDAINHNLEMSKYYEDARELAKKMTIWSKGLKLKNKRFIIASGGGPGIMEAANRGASEAKGVSVGLTISLPMEDSGNKWISDDLNIKFHYFFMRKFWFLYLAKALVVFPGGFGTLDELMELLTLIQTKKIIKKIPIVLYDSTFWNNVINWDYLVKSGTISKSDLSLFKTCDTVDQAYKYLTAHITKHQLKGPNF